In Panicum virgatum strain AP13 chromosome 4N, P.virgatum_v5, whole genome shotgun sequence, a single window of DNA contains:
- the LOC120668542 gene encoding AT-hook motif nuclear-localized protein 18-like: MDPVAAAAAHGGGHHFAPPPPPFHPFAHHFPGQHPAFQHFQEQLMGAAPAKQELADDSNTINSAGSNGSSGDAGADHHHQQQQLAAAGEEQQQQPPVVLRRPRGRPAGSKNKPKPPVIITRDSASALRAHVLEVAAGCDVVDSVAGFARRRQVGVCVLSGAGNVANVTIRQPGAGPGAVVNLAGRFEIISLCGSFLPPPAPPAATGLTVYLSGGQGQIVGGTVAGPLVASGPVVIVAACFGNAAYERLPLEDDEPPPHQQTPQGLAGQSSSSPPPQLPLGAGGHPHPPPSLADQLPHSLMNGLPLPGDAYAWAGPGSGGSGAGRVAPY, translated from the coding sequence ATGGATCccgtggcggctgcggcggcgcacggcggcgggcaccacttcgcgccgccgccgccgccgttccaccCCTTCGCCCACCACTTCCCGGGCCAGCACCCGGCGTTCCAGCATTTCCAGGAGCAGCTCAtgggcgccgcgccggccaagCAGGAGCTCGCGGACGACAGCAACACCATCAACAGCGCCGGGAGCaacggcagcagcggcgacgccggcgcggaccaccaccaccagcagcagcagctggcagcggcgggcgaggagcagcagcagcagccgcccgtGGTGCTGCGGCGCCCCCGGGGCCGCCCCGCGGGGTCCAAGAACAAGCCCAAGCCGCCGGTGATCATCACGCGGGACAGCGCCAGCGCGCTGCGCGCGCACGTCCTGGAGGTCGCCGCCGGCTGCGACGTCGTCGACAGCGTCGCCGGGTTCGCGCGCCGGCGCCAGGTCGGCGTCTGCGTGCTCAGCGGCGCCGGCAACGTCGCCAACGTCACCATCCGGCAGCccggggccgggccgggcgccgTCGTCAACCTCGCCGGCCGCTTCGAGATCATCTCGCTCTGCGGCTccttcctcccgccgccggcgccccccgccgccaccggcctcaCCGTCTACCTGTCCGGCGGCCAGGGCCAGATCGTGGGCGGCACGGTCGCCGGCCCGCTCGTCGCCTCCGGGCCCGTCGTGATCGTGGCCGCCTGCTTCGGCAACGCCGCCTACGAGCGCCTCCCCCTCGAGGacgacgagccgccgccgcaccagcaGACGCCGCAGGGCCTGGCTGGccagtcctcctcctcgccgcctccgcAGCTTCCATTGGGCGCCGGTGGGCACCCTcacccgccgccgtccctcGCCGACCAGCTCCCCCACAGCCTCATGAACGGCCTCCCGCTCCCCGGCGACGCCTACGCGTGGGCCGGCCCCggaagcggcggcagcggcgccggccgcgtcgCCCCGTACTGA